A genomic window from Lycium barbarum isolate Lr01 chromosome 4, ASM1917538v2, whole genome shotgun sequence includes:
- the LOC132637423 gene encoding uncharacterized protein LOC132637423 — EENEEEEEEEEEEEEEEEEEEGEEERKEKKEEEEEEEEEEEGRRTERR, encoded by the exons gaagaaaacgaagaagaagaagaagaagaagaagaagaagaagaagaagaagaagaagaa gaaggagaagaagagaggaaggagaagaaggaagaagaggaagaagaagaagaagaagaagaaggaaggaGGACGGAGAGgaggtag